From a single Shewanella donghaensis genomic region:
- a CDS encoding RidA family protein, with amino-acid sequence MAEKIIIATDKAPQAIGTYSQAVKVGDTVYLSGQIPLVPSTMDMVSDDFSEQVVQVFENLTAVCEAAGGSMSDIVKLNIFLIDLSHFATVNEIMARYFTQPYPARAAIGVKQLPKDSLVEMDGIMVI; translated from the coding sequence ATGGCAGAAAAAATCATCATCGCAACCGATAAAGCTCCACAAGCAATTGGCACTTATTCTCAAGCAGTAAAAGTAGGCGACACTGTTTACTTGTCTGGCCAAATCCCACTCGTACCCAGCACCATGGACATGGTTAGTGATGACTTTTCTGAGCAGGTTGTGCAAGTATTCGAAAACTTAACTGCGGTATGTGAAGCTGCAGGCGGTTCAATGAGTGATATCGTGAAGCTAAACATCTTTCTAATCGACTTATCCCACTTTGCTACCGTGAATGAAATCATGGCTCGCTACTTTACTCAACCTTACCCTGCACGTGCTGCAATTGGCGTAAAACAGCTGCCAAAAGACTCATTAGTCGAAATGGATGGAATAATGGTGATCTAG
- the yjjG gene encoding pyrimidine 5'-nucleotidase: MKYQWILFDADETLFDFDIFAGLKLMFSRFEVDFKATDFEFYQSVNKQLWVDYQQGLIDAAQLQHTRFLHWAEKLNVTTQRLNSDFLAAMADICQPLPGAKQLVSSLAGKANLGIITNGLTELQNVRLERTGFKQSFDHVVISEEFGKAKPDVSIFEHTFALMGNPDKQNILMVGDNLHSDILGGVNAGIDTCWLNHHGKAVVDGIQPTFEVKDLYELHDYLKQGL; the protein is encoded by the coding sequence ATGAAGTACCAGTGGATATTGTTTGATGCCGATGAAACCCTATTTGATTTCGATATCTTTGCTGGCCTTAAACTGATGTTTTCTCGCTTTGAAGTTGACTTTAAAGCCACTGATTTTGAATTTTATCAATCAGTGAATAAACAACTTTGGGTTGATTATCAGCAAGGGTTAATTGATGCGGCGCAGCTGCAACATACCCGTTTTTTACATTGGGCTGAAAAGCTTAATGTCACCACCCAAAGACTCAACAGTGACTTTTTAGCTGCAATGGCCGATATCTGCCAGCCATTACCCGGTGCTAAACAGTTAGTGTCTAGCCTTGCAGGTAAAGCAAATCTTGGCATTATCACCAATGGCCTGACAGAGCTGCAAAATGTCCGTCTTGAACGCACCGGCTTTAAGCAGTCATTTGATCATGTGGTGATTTCAGAAGAGTTTGGCAAAGCTAAACCCGATGTCAGTATTTTCGAGCATACCTTTGCGCTTATGGGTAATCCCGATAAGCAAAATATTCTAATGGTGGGAGATAACTTACATTCGGATATTTTAGGTGGGGTAAACGCAGGTATTGATACTTGCTGGCTTAATCATCACGGCAAAGCTGTGGTTGATGGGATTCAACCCACATTTGAAGTTAAGGATTTATATGAGCTGCATGACTATTTGAAGCAAGGGCTCTAA
- the gmk gene encoding guanylate kinase — protein MSARGNLFIVSAPSGAGKSSLISALLKDKPSDMQVSVSHTTRQPRPGEVNGQHYHFATVEDFKALIADEAFFEWAEVFGNYYGTSRKVIEQTLSEGIDVFLDIDWQGAEQVKKVMPEAIGVFILPPSKAELERRLTGRGQDSQEIIDGRMAQAVSEMSHYTDYEFVIVNDDFDTALGDLYAIIRSQRSTYASQIHTHNDMIDDLLAD, from the coding sequence ATGAGCGCGAGAGGAAATCTATTTATTGTGTCTGCCCCAAGTGGCGCCGGTAAATCTTCACTTATCTCTGCATTATTAAAAGATAAGCCAAGCGACATGCAAGTGTCTGTATCACACACCACCCGCCAACCACGTCCAGGTGAAGTTAATGGTCAACATTATCACTTTGCGACTGTTGAAGATTTTAAAGCCCTCATCGCTGATGAAGCTTTTTTTGAATGGGCTGAGGTGTTTGGTAACTATTACGGCACATCCCGCAAGGTTATTGAGCAAACATTATCTGAAGGTATTGATGTCTTTTTAGATATTGATTGGCAAGGTGCTGAGCAAGTTAAAAAAGTGATGCCCGAAGCCATAGGGGTATTTATTTTACCGCCTTCAAAAGCTGAGCTTGAACGACGCTTAACAGGTCGAGGACAAGACAGCCAAGAGATCATTGATGGCCGCATGGCTCAAGCAGTCTCAGAGATGTCACACTATACTGATTATGAATTTGTTATTGTGAATGACGATTTCGACACTGCGTTAGGCGATCTTTATGCGATCATTCGCAGCCAAAGATCAACCTATGCTAGTCAGATCCATACTCACAATGATATGATTGACGATCTGTTAGCAGACTAA
- the rpoZ gene encoding DNA-directed RNA polymerase subunit omega produces the protein MARVTVEDAVNKIGNRFDMILVAARRARQIAVQGKDPMVEEMNDKPTVIALREIELGLVTSNTLDADERQTVREREAAEIAAVAAIAEGRSL, from the coding sequence ATGGCTCGCGTAACTGTAGAAGACGCCGTAAACAAAATCGGCAACCGTTTTGACATGATCCTGGTTGCAGCGCGTCGTGCACGCCAAATCGCTGTGCAAGGTAAAGACCCAATGGTTGAAGAGATGAATGACAAGCCAACGGTTATCGCTTTACGCGAAATCGAATTAGGCCTAGTCACTTCAAACACATTAGACGCTGATGAGCGTCAAACTGTACGTGAACGCGAAGCTGCTGAAATTGCCGCTGTTGCAGCAATTGCTGAAGGCCGTTCACTTTAA
- the spoT gene encoding bifunctional GTP diphosphokinase/guanosine-3',5'-bis pyrophosphate 3'-pyrophosphohydrolase, producing the protein MYLFEGLKESASGYLEPAQVELLKQAYIVARDAHEGQMRTSGEPYITHPVAVARIVADMRLDHETLMAALLHDTIEDTPVTKDELTELFGVTVAELVEGVSKLDKIKFRDKKEAQAENFRKMMMAMTQDIRVILIKLADRTHNMRTLGALRPDKRRRIARETLEIYAPIANRLGIHNIKSELEDLGFQAYYPMRYRVIKEVVKAARGNRKELINSIEAAIITRLEDAGIKGTVKGREKNLYSIYRKMSNKELQFQEVMDIYAFRVMVDSIDTCYRVLGAMHGLYKPHPGRFKDYIAIPKGNGYQSLHTSLFGPHAVPVEVQIRTEEMDLMADKGVAAHWMYKSGTSSSQQSTTQVRAHKWMQSLLELQQSASSSFEFVENVKTELFPEEIYVFTPEGRILELPVNSTAVDFAYEVHTDVGNTCVGARVNRQAYPLSQPLISGQTVEIITAKGARPNAAWLNFVVTGKARGKIRQVLKSLTSDDAVALGKRLLNHALGENKLDDIAIEQLDKVISETKHDNLESLLADIGLGNAMSIVIAQRLMGQKLTTKNEDSDTEEHLMPIRGAEGMLVTFANCCRPIPGDAVIAHVSPGKGLVVHMENCANIRGYQGEPDKYIPVHWDNVEGETYQANLRVEIVNHQGALAKITNIIAATGSNIHNLSTEERDGRVYLINLRISVDDRVHLANVMRRIRVLPEVLRTSRNR; encoded by the coding sequence TTGTATCTGTTTGAAGGTCTAAAGGAGTCTGCGTCAGGTTATTTAGAACCTGCGCAAGTAGAATTACTCAAGCAGGCGTACATTGTTGCGCGTGATGCCCATGAAGGGCAAATGCGCACAAGTGGCGAACCTTATATTACCCATCCCGTTGCGGTTGCCCGCATCGTTGCAGATATGCGCCTCGATCACGAGACGTTAATGGCTGCACTGCTTCACGACACCATCGAAGATACCCCTGTTACTAAAGATGAACTCACTGAGTTATTCGGCGTAACCGTGGCTGAACTCGTCGAAGGCGTGTCTAAACTTGATAAAATTAAGTTTCGCGATAAAAAAGAAGCCCAAGCAGAAAACTTCCGCAAGATGATGATGGCAATGACGCAGGATATCCGCGTTATTTTGATCAAGCTTGCCGATAGAACGCATAATATGCGTACTTTGGGTGCATTACGTCCTGACAAACGTCGTCGTATTGCCCGCGAAACGTTAGAGATTTACGCACCGATTGCTAACCGTCTTGGTATTCACAATATCAAAAGCGAATTAGAAGATTTAGGTTTCCAAGCCTATTATCCAATGCGTTATCGTGTCATTAAAGAAGTCGTTAAAGCAGCACGTGGTAATAGAAAAGAACTGATTAACAGTATTGAAGCTGCCATTATCACTCGTCTTGAAGATGCCGGTATTAAAGGCACCGTAAAAGGCCGTGAGAAAAACCTTTACTCAATTTATCGCAAAATGAGTAACAAAGAGCTGCAGTTTCAAGAAGTCATGGATATCTACGCGTTCAGAGTCATGGTCGATTCCATTGACACTTGTTACCGTGTACTAGGTGCCATGCATGGTCTTTATAAACCTCATCCAGGTCGTTTTAAAGATTATATCGCTATTCCAAAAGGCAATGGTTACCAATCGTTGCACACCTCATTATTTGGCCCCCATGCGGTTCCTGTTGAAGTACAAATACGTACTGAAGAAATGGATCTTATGGCTGACAAAGGGGTTGCTGCTCACTGGATGTATAAGAGCGGTACTAGCAGTTCACAACAAAGTACCACCCAAGTTCGCGCTCATAAGTGGATGCAAAGCTTGCTTGAGCTGCAACAAAGCGCCAGTAGCTCATTTGAATTTGTGGAAAACGTTAAGACTGAACTCTTCCCTGAAGAAATTTACGTCTTCACGCCTGAAGGTCGTATTTTAGAACTTCCAGTAAATTCTACTGCGGTCGATTTTGCTTACGAAGTTCATACTGATGTAGGTAATACCTGTGTCGGTGCCCGTGTTAACCGCCAAGCTTATCCATTAAGCCAGCCGTTAATATCAGGCCAAACCGTTGAAATTATTACCGCTAAAGGTGCACGACCTAACGCCGCATGGCTTAACTTCGTGGTAACCGGTAAAGCGCGCGGTAAAATCCGCCAAGTACTGAAAAGTTTAACCAGTGATGATGCAGTGGCATTAGGCAAACGCCTATTGAACCATGCCCTAGGTGAAAACAAACTAGACGATATTGCAATTGAGCAATTAGACAAAGTCATTTCAGAAACCAAGCACGATAATCTTGAATCATTACTGGCTGATATCGGTCTTGGTAATGCTATGAGTATCGTGATTGCCCAACGATTGATGGGACAAAAACTCACTACTAAGAATGAAGACAGCGACACCGAAGAGCATTTGATGCCAATTCGCGGTGCTGAAGGCATGTTAGTGACCTTTGCTAATTGTTGTCGCCCAATCCCTGGTGATGCTGTTATTGCCCATGTAAGCCCAGGCAAAGGCCTTGTGGTTCATATGGAAAACTGCGCTAACATTCGTGGTTATCAAGGTGAACCAGACAAATATATTCCAGTCCATTGGGATAATGTTGAAGGTGAAACCTACCAAGCGAATTTACGCGTTGAGATTGTTAACCATCAAGGTGCACTCGCTAAAATCACCAATATTATTGCAGCTACGGGCTCAAATATTCATAACTTGAGCACTGAAGAACGTGATGGCAGAGTTTATTTAATTAACCTACGTATCTCAGTAGATGACCGCGTTCATTTGGCTAATGTCATGCGCCGAATCCGTGTATTACCAGAAGTCCTACGCACCTCACGTAACCGCTAA
- a CDS encoding AMP-binding protein: MENLMKTPVEMLSHWAETQPNEVYLRQPINGQYVDFTWGEVQQKVQQIAGALRHLGLEPGDKIAVLSKNCAEWFITDLALMHGGYISVPIYPTANSETIRYVLEHSGAKAIFTGKLDFWADQEAGVGGEILRLAMPYDTMPAQYHWEKLLELGQPLVDAPTPSGDQMMTLIYTSGSTGKPKGAMQTFGSYGWTCEAVVRDLKTNTTDRLLSYLPLAHITERVAIQGSSFYSGSSVAFVESLDSFVADVQRCRPTVFFSVPRLWTLFQLNIVNKIGQSKLDLLLKIPIISSLVKRKIQKGLGLEHCRLLGSGSAPIPPNQLEWYYKIGMNISEAWGMTENCAYSIINYPFDASKIGSVGRPVEGCQVRRTDDGELMVKSPGLMTGYYQQEEATAACFDADGFFHTGDLCEIDEDGSISITGRVKDNFKTSKGKYVAPVPIERRLAQDPHIELLCVIGSGLPHPITLVQLSEGSTLQSRKEVRASLKATLDSVNPHLESHEHVDAIVVVTEPWTIDNDALTPTLKIKRHVLEKKFSAKVDGVRGAKVCWEDEL; this comes from the coding sequence ATGGAAAATCTAATGAAAACGCCAGTAGAAATGTTATCCCATTGGGCTGAGACTCAACCGAATGAAGTCTATTTAAGACAACCCATTAATGGCCAATATGTTGACTTCACATGGGGAGAAGTTCAACAGAAGGTTCAACAAATTGCTGGTGCACTACGCCACCTAGGTTTAGAGCCTGGTGATAAAATTGCCGTACTATCAAAAAACTGTGCAGAATGGTTTATTACCGATCTGGCGCTTATGCATGGTGGCTACATCAGCGTACCCATTTATCCGACCGCTAACTCAGAAACGATTCGTTATGTGTTAGAGCACAGTGGTGCAAAAGCCATTTTCACCGGTAAACTCGATTTTTGGGCAGACCAAGAAGCCGGTGTAGGTGGAGAAATTTTACGCTTAGCAATGCCTTATGACACCATGCCGGCTCAGTACCATTGGGAAAAGCTGCTTGAACTAGGTCAGCCACTAGTGGATGCGCCAACTCCTTCTGGCGATCAAATGATGACCCTTATTTACACATCAGGTTCAACAGGTAAGCCAAAAGGCGCCATGCAAACATTTGGTAGTTATGGCTGGACCTGTGAAGCGGTTGTGCGTGATTTAAAGACCAATACCACTGATAGATTATTATCTTACTTACCTTTAGCGCACATTACTGAACGTGTGGCGATTCAGGGTTCATCTTTTTATTCAGGTTCTTCAGTCGCGTTTGTGGAAAGCTTAGATTCATTTGTTGCTGATGTTCAGCGTTGCCGCCCTACGGTATTTTTCTCAGTACCGCGTCTATGGACCTTGTTCCAACTAAACATCGTCAATAAAATTGGCCAAAGCAAACTCGATTTACTGCTTAAAATCCCTATTATCAGCAGCTTAGTAAAAAGAAAAATCCAAAAAGGTTTAGGGCTTGAACATTGTCGCTTATTGGGCTCAGGTTCGGCGCCGATCCCACCTAACCAATTAGAGTGGTATTACAAAATCGGTATGAATATATCGGAAGCATGGGGCATGACTGAAAACTGTGCCTACTCGATTATCAATTACCCATTTGACGCTTCAAAAATTGGCAGTGTGGGTCGCCCGGTTGAAGGCTGCCAAGTACGCCGAACTGACGATGGCGAACTAATGGTTAAAAGCCCAGGATTAATGACCGGCTACTACCAACAGGAAGAAGCCACCGCAGCATGCTTTGATGCTGATGGTTTTTTCCATACTGGCGATTTATGCGAGATAGATGAAGATGGCAGTATTTCAATAACAGGTCGTGTAAAAGACAACTTTAAAACATCGAAAGGTAAATATGTCGCGCCTGTGCCAATTGAACGAAGATTAGCACAAGATCCACATATTGAATTGCTATGTGTTATTGGTTCTGGTTTACCGCATCCTATTACTTTGGTGCAGTTATCTGAAGGCTCTACTTTGCAGTCTCGTAAAGAAGTTCGCGCTTCACTAAAAGCCACACTCGATAGTGTTAACCCACATCTTGAGTCGCACGAACATGTTGATGCCATTGTTGTCGTCACTGAACCTTGGACCATTGATAATGACGCCTTAACACCAACGCTTAAAATTAAGCGTCATGTATTAGAGAAGAAATTCAGCGCCAAAGTTGATGGTGTTCGTGGTGCCAAAGTTTGTTGGGAAGACGAGCTGTGA
- a CDS encoding sensor histidine kinase produces MSNTSATNSSTTNSAIHPERAYKQKTAWVYLLNLIFYFIPIWFMKDDWVQVAVSLFLIMPFLYGYFWAYKSSASQAKYPLALMLMTASIATVFTTGSISFFSFAGFFIGFFYSLRTAIISFILISGWLWLLDYMIGYEAYYFPLYGMLITFVVGLFGVVEHNNERIRRQQRQSNDEIANLATALERERIARDLHDIMGHNLSSIALKAQLAEKLVEAGELILAKQHLQELADIARNSLSEIRQTVSNYKHKGLEETVNQLCSLLRHKGIEVHIDGQLPELTPLQESQLGLMLTELVNNMVKHSHASQCLLQYQITDNQLDCSLSDNSSTKAIEEGNGLKGIRERVELLDGKFTYDTEDGYRFTISLPLQSSPEKDMEV; encoded by the coding sequence ATGTCTAATACTAGTGCGACAAATAGTTCGACAACAAATAGTGCCATTCACCCAGAAAGAGCTTATAAGCAAAAAACGGCTTGGGTATATCTACTTAATCTCATTTTTTACTTCATTCCGATTTGGTTTATGAAGGATGATTGGGTTCAAGTTGCTGTGAGTTTGTTTTTAATCATGCCATTTTTATATGGTTACTTTTGGGCCTATAAAAGTTCGGCCTCTCAAGCGAAATACCCCTTAGCTCTGATGCTCATGACAGCGAGTATCGCCACTGTATTTACCACAGGCTCGATTTCATTTTTCAGTTTTGCAGGCTTTTTCATTGGCTTTTTTTACTCCCTTCGCACGGCAATAATTAGCTTTATCCTTATTAGTGGCTGGTTGTGGTTACTGGATTATATGATTGGCTATGAAGCGTATTATTTCCCGCTGTACGGCATGCTAATCACCTTTGTAGTCGGACTTTTTGGGGTCGTCGAACATAACAATGAACGCATCAGGCGCCAACAAAGACAGTCAAATGATGAAATAGCTAACTTAGCCACCGCACTTGAGCGCGAACGTATTGCGCGAGATTTACATGACATCATGGGCCACAATTTATCTTCCATTGCACTGAAAGCACAACTCGCTGAAAAACTGGTTGAAGCAGGAGAACTAATTCTCGCGAAACAGCATTTACAAGAACTAGCAGATATTGCCCGAAATAGTTTAAGTGAAATTCGCCAAACGGTTTCAAACTACAAACATAAGGGCTTGGAAGAAACGGTGAATCAACTTTGCAGCTTATTAAGACACAAAGGTATCGAGGTTCATATTGATGGGCAACTGCCTGAGTTAACCCCATTGCAAGAATCCCAGCTAGGGTTAATGCTGACAGAGCTAGTGAATAATATGGTGAAACATAGCCACGCCAGCCAATGTTTGCTGCAATATCAAATAACAGACAATCAACTCGACTGCAGCCTTAGTGATAACTCATCGACTAAAGCTATTGAAGAAGGTAATGGTTTAAAAGGGATAAGAGAACGAGTGGAACTGTTAGACGGCAAGTTTACTTATGATACTGAAGATGGTTACCGTTTTACCATTAGCTTGCCACTCCAAAGCTCACCAGAAAAAGACATGGAAGTATAA
- a CDS encoding phosphotransferase enzyme family protein, protein MVEFIRQTILPLYGIAESEVTNASISPLGNGHINQTYLVRWSTGQMVLQKINTTVFKVPDVLIDNATKVSQHLNKKAKTGEYQLAVISPIPLKNGKFAVDLADNGFWRSISYLANSATIEVVSNEDEAKMAASAFGHFASALSDLDANSLQDVIPNFLNLPQRIEQLKQAVTDDKSQRLAACQQWVDLVLTQQNLFDELSSIEQELPLRICHNDTKINNMLFDKRDMSSMAVIDIDTCMKGYLMYDFGDMVRGFCSPEEEDSTALDKVIARPAIIKAATEAYTTQLSNILTATEKRSLWLGIKVMALMLGSRFLADHLNGDVYFGIHREGHNLDRAANQLTVYKSLVEQQLHLKTLFE, encoded by the coding sequence GTGGTTGAGTTTATTAGGCAAACAATTTTGCCTTTATATGGAATTGCAGAATCAGAAGTAACAAATGCCAGTATTTCGCCTCTAGGCAATGGCCATATTAATCAAACCTATTTGGTTAGGTGGTCAACTGGGCAAATGGTACTGCAAAAAATTAATACTACGGTGTTTAAAGTACCTGACGTATTAATCGATAATGCCACTAAAGTCAGCCAACACTTAAATAAAAAAGCAAAAACTGGCGAGTATCAGCTTGCGGTTATTTCACCTATCCCATTAAAAAATGGCAAATTTGCTGTCGATCTTGCTGATAACGGTTTTTGGCGTTCAATTAGCTATTTAGCCAATAGTGCCACTATCGAAGTGGTCAGCAATGAAGATGAAGCTAAAATGGCCGCCAGTGCATTTGGGCACTTTGCCTCAGCATTAAGCGATTTAGATGCCAACAGCTTACAAGATGTTATTCCTAATTTCTTAAACCTCCCACAACGCATTGAGCAACTTAAACAAGCTGTAACTGACGATAAAAGTCAGCGTTTAGCGGCTTGTCAGCAGTGGGTTGATTTAGTGTTAACTCAGCAGAATTTGTTTGACGAGCTGTCATCAATTGAGCAAGAACTGCCTCTAAGAATTTGTCATAACGACACCAAAATCAATAATATGCTGTTTGATAAGCGTGATATGTCGAGCATGGCTGTGATTGACATTGATACCTGTATGAAAGGGTATTTGATGTATGACTTTGGCGATATGGTACGAGGTTTTTGTTCGCCAGAAGAAGAAGACTCGACCGCACTGGATAAGGTGATTGCGCGGCCAGCAATCATTAAGGCAGCTACTGAAGCTTATACGACTCAGTTATCTAATATTCTTACCGCGACTGAAAAACGCAGTCTGTGGTTAGGCATTAAAGTGATGGCGCTAATGCTAGGTTCCCGCTTTTTAGCCGATCATTTAAATGGCGATGTGTATTTTGGTATCCATCGTGAAGGCCATAACCTCGATAGAGCAGCTAATCAGCTAACGGTGTATAAAAGCCTTGTTGAACAACAGCTGCATTTAAAAACCTTATTTGAATAA
- a CDS encoding tetratricopeptide repeat protein, producing the protein MKSLIFKSLSLKSTVIAVTLTLVTSTSNADIGAIDMAANAMNLQQLKLLSEQSVDYEHAYAEYRTAITANISGQRGVAKKALNDAQSTLESVLTREDDAESMALLASVYGMQIANDPTKGQSLGMKAGNLLNQAEQLSPENPRIALVRAMSAFYTPAQYGGGMDKAEQYATDAITFYEQPCDNICWGQTEAYTWRGLAKQELGDQQQAVNDWQQAVDIDPNYAWANFLLKQQAL; encoded by the coding sequence ATGAAATCACTAATTTTTAAATCACTAAGCTTAAAATCAACAGTCATTGCAGTAACACTCACTTTAGTGACTAGTACTAGCAATGCCGATATTGGTGCTATCGATATGGCCGCCAACGCAATGAATTTACAACAGCTAAAATTACTCAGCGAACAATCTGTGGATTATGAACATGCCTATGCTGAATATCGCACCGCTATTACAGCGAATATTAGTGGTCAACGCGGGGTGGCTAAAAAAGCCCTTAATGATGCGCAGTCGACACTTGAAAGTGTATTGACCCGTGAAGACGATGCAGAATCAATGGCGTTACTGGCATCTGTTTACGGCATGCAAATAGCTAATGATCCAACCAAAGGACAATCTCTTGGGATGAAAGCAGGCAATTTATTGAATCAAGCAGAACAACTCAGCCCAGAAAATCCACGAATAGCTTTAGTAAGAGCAATGAGCGCCTTTTATACTCCTGCTCAATATGGCGGCGGCATGGATAAAGCTGAGCAATATGCCACGGATGCCATCACCTTTTATGAACAACCATGTGACAATATCTGTTGGGGACAAACTGAAGCGTACACTTGGCGCGGCCTAGCTAAGCAAGAATTGGGAGATCAACAACAAGCTGTTAATGATTGGCAGCAGGCAGTAGACATTGATCCTAATTACGCATGGGCAAACTTTTTACTCAAGCAGCAAGCATTATAA
- a CDS encoding calcium/sodium antiporter — protein sequence MFMYLSIIGGFVILTIGAEALVRGASQIALKLGLTPLIIGLTIVAFGTSAPELAVSVKSAIAGNSGIALGNVIGSNIANIGLILGITALIRPIKIESQMVRRDIPIMIAASLLFWTLLFDGGLSFMDGCILTALLITYLSFSYFTAEKSQAQQEDQSQNQFLSIVFIIVGISMLVGGGILFVDGAVAMASSFGISEVIIGLTIVAIGTSMPELVTSIVAALKGQSDIAIGNVIGSNLFNILGILGVTALIHPIISNEISSIDWIVMIALAVILLPFAYTGLRLGRREGGILVASYLGYISYLVINA from the coding sequence ATGTTTATGTATTTATCGATTATTGGTGGCTTTGTTATCCTGACGATTGGCGCTGAAGCGCTAGTACGTGGAGCAAGCCAAATAGCCCTGAAATTAGGGTTAACACCGCTGATTATTGGCCTAACTATCGTCGCCTTTGGTACCAGTGCGCCAGAACTTGCAGTCAGTGTTAAGTCGGCCATTGCAGGCAATAGTGGCATCGCGCTAGGTAATGTGATTGGCTCAAACATCGCTAACATTGGTTTAATTCTCGGGATCACCGCATTAATTCGACCCATAAAAATTGAGTCACAAATGGTGCGCCGTGATATTCCGATTATGATTGCTGCGTCACTGCTATTTTGGACCTTACTATTCGATGGCGGGTTAAGCTTCATGGATGGTTGCATTCTGACAGCCTTGCTCATCACCTATTTGTCATTCAGTTATTTTACTGCTGAGAAAAGCCAAGCCCAACAAGAAGATCAAAGCCAAAACCAGTTCCTATCTATTGTGTTTATTATTGTTGGCATCAGCATGCTGGTTGGCGGTGGGATTTTATTTGTTGATGGCGCTGTGGCCATGGCCAGCTCTTTTGGGATCAGTGAAGTCATTATTGGGTTAACGATTGTCGCTATTGGCACCAGTATGCCTGAACTCGTCACTTCAATCGTGGCGGCATTAAAAGGCCAAAGTGATATTGCCATTGGTAATGTGATTGGCTCAAACCTATTTAATATATTGGGTATTTTAGGGGTGACAGCGCTTATTCATCCTATTATTAGTAACGAAATAAGCTCAATTGATTGGATTGTAATGATTGCATTAGCGGTAATATTACTGCCTTTTGCGTATACAGGTCTTAGACTCGGTCGCCGCGAAGGTGGCATTTTAGTGGCAAGTTATCTCGGTTATATCAGCTACCTGGTGATAAATGCATAG